In Archocentrus centrarchus isolate MPI-CPG fArcCen1 chromosome 24, fArcCen1, whole genome shotgun sequence, one DNA window encodes the following:
- the btbd9 gene encoding BTB/POZ domain-containing protein 9 — protein sequence MSNSHPLRPLASVSEIDHIHLLSEQLGALVLGEEYSDVTFIVEEKRFPAHRVILAARCHYFRALLYGGMKESQPQAEVSLEETRAEAFSMLLNYLYTGRASLSSAREEVLLDFLGLAHRYGLQPLEDSTSDFLCTILHTNNVCLVFDVASLYSLSALTAACCTYMDRHAPEVLNSDGFLALSKNALLTVVRRDSFAASEKEIFQALCRWCRQQENGEHTQEVMSAVRLPLMTLTEMLNVVRPSGLVSPDDLLDAIKTRSESRNMDLNYRGMLIPEENIATMKYGAQVVKGELKSALLDGDTQNYDLDHGFSRHPIEEDGRAGIQVKLGQPSIINHIRLLLWDRDSRSYSYYIEVSMDELDWVRVVDHSKYLCRSWQNLYFTPRVCRYVRIVGTHNTVNKVFHLVAFECMFTNRSFTLENGLVVPGENVATIAACASVIEGVSRSRNALLNGDTRNYDWDSGYTCHQLGSGAIVIQLAQPYSVGSLRLLLWDCDERSYSYYIEVSTNQQQWTKVVDRTRVACRSWQTLKFDKQAASFIRIVGTHNTANEVFHCVHFECPAQLDTEVSEGIPGLDSSDSGAAIQQQRPQRPSRTHSLLPTQHSSSSSSSSQSHH from the exons ATGAGCAACAGTCACCCTCTGAGACCACTAGCCTCCGTGTCGGAGATCGACCACATCCACCTGCTGTCGGAGCAGCTCGGAGCCCTGGTGCTCGGAGAGGAGTACAGCGATGTCACCTTCATCGTGGAGGAGAAGCGCTTCCCGGCGCACCGGGTCATCCTGGCAGCTCGCTGTCACTACTTCAG GGCCCTGCTGTATGGTGGGATGAAAGAATCCCAACCCCAGGCGGAGGTGTCTTTGGAGGAGACTCGGGCTGAAGCCTTCTCGATGCTGCTAAACTACCTGTACACGGGCCGGGCCAGCCTCAGCTCTGCCCGGGAGGAGGTTCTACTGGACTTCCTGGGCCTGGCTCACCGCTAtggcctccagcctctggaagACTCCACCTCTGACTTCCTCTGCACCATCCTGCACACCAACAATGTCTGTCTGGTGTTTGATGTGGCCAGTCTGTACTCTCTGAGCGCGCTCACCGCAGCCTGCTGTACCTACATGGACAGACACGCACCTGAAGTGTTGAATTCTGATGGTTTCCTCGCGCTCTCCAAG AACGCTTTGCTGACCGTGGTCAGGAGGGACTCGTTTGCTGCCAGTGAGAAGGAGATCTTCCAGGCTTTGTGCCGCTGGTGCCGGCAGCAGGAGAACGGCGAGCACACTCAGGAAGTCATGTCCGCAGTGCGGCTGCCCCTCATGACTCTGACGGAGATGCTGAACGTGGTGCGCCCGTCTGGCCTCGTGAGCCCAGATGACCTGCTGGACGCCATTAAGACCCGCTCTGAGAGCCGCAATATGGACCTCAACTACCGGGGAATGCTCA TCCCGGAGGAGAACATTGCCACCATGAAATACGGCGCTCAGGTGGTGAAAGGGGAGCTGAAGTCGGCGCTGCTCGACGGAGACACCCAGAACTACGATCTGgaccacggcttctccagacacCCCATCGAGGAGGACGGCCGAGCCGGGATTCAGGTCAAACTGGGCCAACCGTCCATCATCAACCACATCCGCCTGCTGCTGTGGGACAGAGACAGCCG GTCTTACTCCTACTACATCGAGGTGTCGATGGATGAGCTGGACTGGGTGCGCGTTGTCGACCACTCCAAGTATCTCTGCCGCTCGTGGCAGAACCTGTACTTCACACCGCGGGTTTGCAG GTACGTTCGTATTGTAGGAACACACAACACAGTCAACAAGGTCTTCCACCTCGTGGCTTTTGAATGCATGTTCACCAATCGCTCGTTCACCCTGGAGAACGGACTTGTGG TGCCCGGTGAGAATGTGGCGACGATAGCCGCCTGTGCCAGCGTCATCGAGGGCGTGAGTCGTAGCAGAAACGCTTTGCTCAATGGCGACACGCGCAACTACGACTGGGACTCTGGATACACTTGCCACCAGCTGGGCTCCGGAGCCATCGTCATCCAGCTAGCTCAGCCTTACTCTGTTGGATCGCTGAG gctgctgctgtgggACTGTGACGAGCGCTCCTACAGTTACTACATTGAGGTCTCCACCAACCAGCAGCAGTGGACAAAGGTGGTTGACCGCACCAGGGTAGCATGTCG ATCATGGCAGACACTGAAGTTTGATAAGCAGGCTGCGTCCTTCATCCGTATTGTTGGGACTCACAACACTGCTAATGAG gtgttccactgtgtgcacTTTGAATGTCCGGCCCAGCTGGACACTGAGGTCAGTGAAGGCATCCCGGGTTTGGATTCTTCTGATTCTGGAGCTGCTATCCAGCAGCAGCGACCTCAACGACCTTCACGCACACACAGCCTGCTGCCCACCCagcactcttcctcctcctcatcttcctcacAGTCCCATCATTAA
- the LOC115774365 gene encoding uncharacterized protein LOC115774365, with translation MAENRLMKMFFILLLQFAGALSAGLFLSFTVRDGDEVTLPCGNVIRNHQNCDTTTWIFSDSRRTSAVELVNLGQIREKAKSNRLSVTADCSLIIKKVTVEDVGRYTCRQFRGSPRRQEGQDAVVLLSVVIMTEQKKADQVTLSCSVSIYERCKHRVKWIHNSEDLNRAYSDIKTSQSSCSATVTFLNHNTHISSYDFNCSVTTEDNKEQLFPFSPRSSGGDTSSSSSSSSSSSLSTSSPSSITTSSTITVTLDNHQTLNGPVWPYILAAVILVALLIIAVILMRLKRLKANKTKGNAGLNSNPAVTQCTSETTQETAEPEDGVSYASISYTKNPHSGNKGKHDDDEGGTVTYSTVKAASTEPSSLYATIK, from the exons ATGGCTGAAAACagattaatgaaaatgttttttatactTCTGCTTCAGTTTGCAG GAGCTCTGAGTGCaggtctttttctctccttcactGTCAGAGATGGAGATGAAGTCACGTTGCCTTGTGGAAATGTGATCAGAAATCATCAGAACTGTGACACTACCACCTGGATCTTCAGTGACTCAAGAAGGACATCAGCAGTAGAGCTAGTTAATCTTGGACAGATCAGAGAAAAAGCCAAATCAAACAGACTGAGTGTTACAGCAGACTGCTCACTGATTATAAAGAAGGTCACAGTTGAGGATGTTGGCCGTTACACCTGCAGACAGTTTAGGGGCAGTCCACGAAGACAGGAAGGTCAGGATGCTGTGGttcttctgtctgttgtcatCA TGACTGAACAGAAGAAAGCTGATCAGGTGACTTTAAGCTGCTCTGTGAGCATTTATGAACGCTgtaaacacagagtgaagtgGATCCATAACAGTGAAGATCTGAATAGAGCTTACTCAGATATAAAAACATCACAGTCTTCTTGCTCTGCTACTGTGACCTTTCTGAACCATAACACTCACATATCAAGTTATGACTTTAACTGCAGCGTAACAACAGAAGATAACAAAGAGCAGCTTTTTCCCTTCAGCCCTCGTTCATCAG GTGGagacacatcatcatcatcatcatcatcatcatcatcatcattatcaacatcatcaccatcatcaataACAACATCATCAACAATAACAGTAACATTAGATAACCACCAGACTTTAAACG GTCCGGTGTGGCCGTACATCCTTGCAGCTGTTATTTTAGTCGCACTTTTAATCATTGCTGTGATATTAATGAGATTAAAGAGACTCAAAG cAAACAAAACTAAAGGAAATGCT GGCCTGAACTCAAACCCTGCAGTCACTCAGTGTACATCAGAAACTACCCAGGAAACG GCGGAGCCTGAAGATGGTGTTTCCTACGCCTCCATCAGCTACACCAAGAACCCCCACAGTGGAAACAAA GGTAAACACGATGATGATGAAGGTGGGACAGTCACCTACTCCACTGTGAAAGCTGCCTCCACTGAGCCCAGCAGCCTCTATGCTACCATCAAGTAA
- the LOC115774364 gene encoding cell wall integrity and stress response component 2-like produces MLVQSRRIKMFVFFIFLLQFPGALSADLFLSFTVRDGDEVTLPCGNVIRNHQNCDTTTWIFSDSRRSPTVELVTLGQIREKAKSDRLSVTADCSLIIKKVTVEDVGSYTCRQFRGSPRRQEGQDAVVLLSVVIMTEQKKADQVTLSCSVSIYERCKHRVKWIHNSEDLNRAYSNLRTSQFSCSATVTFLNHNTHISSYDFNCSVTTEDNKVQLFPFSPRSSDTSSSSSSSTSSSTSSSSTSSSSTSLSTSSPSSITTSSSITVILDNHQTLNGPVWPYILAAVILVALLIIAVILMRLKRLKANKTKGNADLNSNPAVTQCTSETTQERAEPEDGVSYASISYTKNPHSGNKGKHDDDEGGTVTYSTVKAASTEPSSLYATIK; encoded by the exons ATGTTGGTTCAGTCTAGAAGgattaaaatgtttgtgttttttatatttctgcttCAGTTTCCAG GAGCTCTGAGTGCAgatctttttctctccttcactGTCAGAGATGGAGATGAAGTCACGTTGCCTTGTGGAAATGTGATCAGAAATCATCAGAACTGTGACACTACCACCTGGATCTTCAGTGACTCAAGAAGGTCACCAACAGTAGAGCTGGTTACTCTTGGACAGATCAGAGAAAAAGCCAAATCAGACAGACTGAGTGTTACAGCAGACTGCTCACTGATTATAAAGAAGGTCACAGTTGAGGATGTTGGCAGTTACACCTGCAGACAGTTTAGGGGCAGTCCACGAAGACAGGAAGGTCAGGATGCTGTGGttcttctgtctgttgtcatCA TGACTGAACAGAAGAAAGCTGATCAGGTGACTTTAAGCTGCTCTGTGAGCATTTATGAACGCTgtaaacacagagtgaagtgGATCCATAACAGTGAAGATCTGAATAGAGCTTACTCAAATTTAAGAACATCACAGTTTTCTTGCTCTGCTACTGTGACCTTTCTGAACCATAACACTCACATATCAAGTTATGACTTTAACTGCAGCGTAACAACAGAAGATAACAAAGTGCAGCTTTTTCCCTTCAGCCCTCGTTCATCAG acacatcatcatcatcatcatcatcaacatcatcatcaacatcatcatcatcaacatcatcatcatcaacatcattatcaacatcatcaccatcatcaataacaacatcatcatcaataaCAGTAATATTAGATAACCACCAGACTTTAAACG GTCCGGTGTGGCCGTACATCCTTGCAGCTGTTATTTTAGTCGCACTTTTAATCATTGCTGTGATATTAATGAGATTAAAGAGACTCAAAG cAAACAAAACTAAAGGAAATGCT GACCTGAACTCAAACCCTGCCGTCACTCAGTGTACATCAGAAACTACCCAGGAAAGG GCGGAGCCTGAAGATGGTGTTTCCTACGCCTCCATCAGCTACACCAAGAACCCCCACAGTGGAAACAAA GGTAAACACGATGATGATGAAGGTGGGACAGTCACCTACTCCACTGTGAAAGCTGCCTCCACTGAGCCCAGCAGCCTCTATGCTACCATCaagtaa